A window from Carassius gibelio isolate Cgi1373 ecotype wild population from Czech Republic chromosome B3, carGib1.2-hapl.c, whole genome shotgun sequence encodes these proteins:
- the LOC127951920 gene encoding CD209 antigen-like protein E, with translation MEKDTSDISRNINNTSGLQTQSGQGRRKGTKAQGNRCLVLITVSLGIVCILLLITIILQHFMITAERDKIKSYKNTAEGFNQTRFCLHSRYTEVEEKKLELESKDTPLSNELKKEASKQGNLCTADGFFTSIEMKNWSDSRQFCRDHGLDLLIIKSKVKQTTVSKFIKEKMGVTVWIGLSDIEKEGSMKWVDNSPLNNGSWMKGEPNDVAGNEDCVIMNPTSILENWNDIPCAEKGRFLCE, from the exons ATGGAAAAAGACACCTCTGATATATCCAGAAATATCAATAATACATCTGGACTTCAAACACAGTCAGGGCAAGGACGAAGGAAAGGCACAAAAGCGCA AGGAAACAGATGTTTGGTGTTGATCACAGTGAGTCTCGGGATTGTTTGTATTCTGCTGTTGATCACCATCATTCTGCAGCACTTCATGATCACAGCAGAGAGAGACAAGATAAAGAGTTACAAGAACACAGCTGAAGGATTCAATCAAACTAGGTTCTGCTTACATAGCAGATACACTGAAGTAGAAGAGAAGAAACTGGAGTTAGAAAGCAAAGATACTCCTTTGAGTAATGAACTAAAGAAGGAAGCTTCCAAACAAG GAAACCTGTGTACTGCAGATGGATTTTTCACCTCCATTGAAATGAAGAATTGGTCTGACAGCAGACAGTTTTGCAGGGATCATGGTTTAGATCTGCTCATTATCAAGAGTAAAGTGAAGCAG ACCACCGTGTCTAAATTTATCAAGGAGAAGATGGGTGTGACTGTGTGGATTGGATTGTCCGACATAGAGAAAGAGGGCAGCATGAAATGGGTGGATAATTCACCACTGAATAATGG GTCTTGGATGAAGGGTGAGCCAAATGACGTAGCTGGAAATGAAGACTGTGTTATAATGAATCCAACCTCCATCCTGGAAAACTGGAATGATATCCCATGCGCAGAAAAGGGCAGGTTTCTTTGTGAATAA
- the LOC127953093 gene encoding uncharacterized protein LOC127953093, producing MEKMEEKEKGPYRKKLNATAKKRYLDKLSEINKIDPYDLAAQDWITDPDALPPLTYMDIVNYLVFGLSAYTLQEFKSYKSLQAHEQFCSGWVQDLLIHRPPNCKSTVVLAKVMHSQRLSEVPLKAWVIINTNGEVSSVAETCTHVEALLFKMEATVRCREMRTVTDMSAYWILPSNVNKVHGEIRWNKLALCCIPLALRKSLHSHPSQAAKPV from the exons ATGGAGAAGatggaagaaaaagagaagggacCCTATCGGAAGAAACTAAATGCCACTGCCAAAAAACGTTATTTAGACAAACTGTCCGAGATAAACAAGATAGATCCATATGATTTAGCAGCCCAAGACTGGATTACCGATCCAGACGCACTACCTCCGCTCACATATATGGACATCGTAAATTACCTCGTTTTTGGATTGAGTGCGTACACTTTGCAGGAGTTTAAGAGCTATAAATCCCTTCAAGCTCATGAACAGTTTTGCAGCGGCTGGGTACAAGACCTCCTCATTCACAGGCCGCCTAACTGCAAGAGCACAGTCGTACTGGCAAAG GTGATGCACTCCCAGCGCCTTAGTGAAGTTCCTCTGAAGGCTTGGGTTATTATCAACACCAATGGTGAAGTTTCCTCAGTTGCAGAGACATGCACCCATGTTGAGGCCTTGCTTTTTAAAATGGAAGCAACTGTCCGGTGCAGAGAAATGAGGACTGTCACAGACATGTCTGCATACTGGATCTTACCAAGTAATGTGAACAAAGTTCACGGTGAG ATCAGGTGGAATAAACTTGCTCTCTGCTGCATCCCACTGGCCTTGAGGAAGTCTCTTCATAGTCACCCATCACAAGCAGCAAAGCCAGTATAA